A stretch of DNA from Candidatus Eisenbacteria bacterium:
GAGCACATCTGCTCGAGACGGGCGAAGTCGGCGTCGTCCCGTCCCCCGTCGGCCTCGCGGTAGATGATCTCGCTGTAGGTGGCGAAGCCCTCGTTGAGCCACCCCTCGGACCAGTCGCGGCACGTCACGAGGTCGCCCCACCACTGGTGCGCCAGCTCGTGCGAGATGAGCGAGTCGTAGCTCTCCTCGAAGGAGTCGGCCCCCGCGTGCAGCACCCGCTCGAACAGGGTGGTCGCGCTCGTGTTCTCCATGCCGCCGAACGTGAAGTCGGGTACCGTCGCCTGCGCGTACTTGGGATAGGGGTACGGGACGCCGTACACGCGGTGGAAGGTCTCGATCATGTGGGCCGTCTTCCGGAAGACCTCGCGCCCCTCCCGCTCCAGTCCGGGCGGAACGTATCCGAGAAGAGGCACGCTGCCGGCCCGGTCGCGGATCTCGGAGTACTTCCCCACCACGAGCGAGGTGAGGTACGCCGGATGCGCCGTGTCCTGGCGCCAGTGCCAGGTCACCGCACCGCCGCGCTTTCGGCGACGCTTGGAGACGAGGCGCCCGTTTCCGATCGCGCGATAGCCCGCGGGCGCGGTGACGATCATCTCGAGCGTGGCGCGGCTCTCGGTGCTCTCGAGGCACGGGATCCACCAGTGGGTGTCGTCGGCCTGCCCCTGCGACCAGCCGCCGGGCGCTCGACGCGGCTCCGCCTCGGTCGCGCCGACGAAGAAGAAGCCCTTGCGTGGGCGGGTGGAGTACTCGATCTCGAACGTGGCGCGCTCGCCCGCGCGGAGGGCCTTCGGCAGCGTGACGCGGAGACGCTCCCCTTCGGCCGCGTACGGGAGGGAGCGTCTCCCCGAGCGGACCCGCTCGAACATCATCTCGGCCGCGTCCAGGATCACGTCCCTCATGCCGTCGCGCAGGGACTCGATCGTGAGCGCGGCCTTCCCCCGGAGCTCCTTCCGTTCCAGGTCCACCTCGAGCTGGACGCGGTAGTGCCGGACGTGGAACTCGAGGTCGCGCCTCGGCGACGGGGGCTCCTTCCAGGGCTTCCGGCCCGAGGGTGGGAACGGATCGAACGGAGGCGTGTCCAGGGCGGCCCGGCGCCCGAGGAAGATCGGGTGGAAGAAGGGGTCCTGTACCGGCATTCGGCTCCTTTCGAGGACGGTTGAGCGAAGAAGCATCCTGTCCGAGGCGCGCGCTTCGTGTCAAGGTGCCCCGGGCGACGGTACAATGGCCGGATGGAGCCCACCGGCATCGTGGCCGCGGTCTGGCGCGTCTTCCTCGACGCCTCGCTCGAGATCGTTCCGCTCTTCCTCGTGGCGCTGATCCTCGCCGCGGTGCTCGAGGAGTTCGTATCGAACCGGACGATCGAGCGCTTCCTCACCGGACGACATCCCGCGACGATGCTCGTGGCCTCCACGACCGGCGCCCTGATCCCCCTCTGCACGTGCGGCATGGTCCCGCTCGCGGTCACCCTGCGCCGCCGGGGGAGCGACCTGAAGCACACGTTCGCATTCCTCACGGCCGGCGCGGCCGTGAGCGTGCCGGTGCTCCTGTTGACGTGGAAGGTGCTCGGCCCGGGGTGGATGGCGGTCCGTCTCCTCACGTCGGTTCTGTACGGGCTCTTCGTGGGATACCTCGCGGTGCGCCTGCTCCGCTCCGTGGCGGAGCGCTCGGCCGGGTCGCCCCCGGGACCGGTGCAAGGACCCATCGTCCCGCCGGCGGATCTCACCGAAGCCGAGCGCACGCTGCCCGTCCAGGAGATCCGCACCCGCTCGCGGCTCGAGCGCGTGCTCCGCCGGCTGAGAGGACAGCTCATCGAGTACGGTCCGTGGGTGCTCGTGAGCCTCGCGCT
This window harbors:
- a CDS encoding permease, whose translation is MEPTGIVAAVWRVFLDASLEIVPLFLVALILAAVLEEFVSNRTIERFLTGRHPATMLVASTTGALIPLCTCGMVPLAVTLRRRGSDLKHTFAFLTAGAAVSVPVLLLTWKVLGPGWMAVRLLTSVLYGLFVGYLAVRLLRSVAERSAGSPPGPVQGPIVPPADLTEAERTLPVQEIRTRSRLERVLRRLRGQLIEYGPWVLVSLALAAIVDVLVPRHVVHLLYGQKTLAGSFLAALTGVPFYFCSGAELPLVEELLTKGMGRGPATSMLLAVPIVNILTFGVVSRWLGPRGAFVYLALCVAGSTLIGAVTGWIWA